A genome region from Candidatus Abyssobacteria bacterium SURF_5 includes the following:
- a CDS encoding DUF861 domain-containing protein yields MDEIEIKKLSKDDLEKMGVSTWPIWEKEASTFDWHYDETEQCYILEGRVRVEPKDGKPAEFGPGDFVTFPEGMDCVWKISKDVRKHYRFL; encoded by the coding sequence ATGGACGAAATTGAAATCAAGAAGCTCTCGAAGGACGACCTCGAGAAAATGGGGGTGTCGACGTGGCCGATTTGGGAGAAAGAAGCCTCGACCTTCGATTGGCACTATGACGAGACCGAGCAATGCTATATTCTTGAAGGCCGGGTGCGGGTGGAGCCGAAAGATGGAAAGCCGGCGGAATTCGGGCCGGGCGATTTTGTAACTTTTCCGGAGGGCATGGACTGCGTCTGGAAAATTTCAAAGGACGTGAGGAAACATTACAGGTTCCTCTAG